The proteins below come from a single Hyperolius riggenbachi isolate aHypRig1 chromosome 8, aHypRig1.pri, whole genome shotgun sequence genomic window:
- the LOC137528060 gene encoding carbohydrate sulfotransferase 4-like, translating to MGLRFRLYRLMIVSLLVFTFIWLFQLKTIYDESPEKPVHILILSSWRSGSSFVGQIFNHHPDVFYLYEPGRVVWVKFPHEKASLLHYPVRDLLHSLFNCDMSPLHDYLSRNGRYISDLPFWSESRALCFPPACRAFTMNEPYDRPSCFQRCGYVPLEKMTEACSLHRHVVLKTVRVLDLGVLLPLLQDPRIDLRIVHLVRDPRAVAFSRLNFGYLKVEDLIVTRQTKDLGEKRTKVNVTDVMANICRAQTEIYTFSQKNKKSMQGRYLMVRYEDLAREPLSVVDQIFNFAALSFTEDFREWLQNVTNHRRPKQYGFMNFAEDSRKVIVRWRGGLKHSISLEIQEQCREAMKIFGYTPVRSTKEQNDLSFSVMTNFESNDKH from the coding sequence ATGGGCCTTCGATTTAGACTTTATCGTTTAATGATCGTCTCACTCTTGGTCTTTACATTCATTTGGCTTTTTCAACTGAAGACAATATACGATGAATCCCCAGAAAAACCAGTCCACATTCTCATCCTTTCTTCCTGGCGGTCTGGCTCCTCTTTCGTGGGCCAAATATTCAACCATCATCCTGATGTTTTCTACCTCTACGAACCAGGCAGGGTAGTTTGGGTTAAATTTCCTCACGAGAAGGCAAGTCTTCTCCACTATCCTGTGCGAGACCTTCTTCACTCGCTTTTCAACTGTGACATGTCCCCTCTACATGACTACCTTTCTCGAAATGGGCGTTACATATCTGATCTTCCATTTTGGTCGGAGAGCCGTGCATTATGTTTTCCTCCAGCTTGCAGGGCCTTCACCATGAATGAACCCTATGACCGTCCTTCTTGCTTCCAGCGATGTGGTTATGTTCCCCTGGAAAAAATGACGGAGGCCTGTAGTCTTCACAGACACGTGGTACTGAAAACCGTTCGGGTATTGGACCTTGGTGTTCTTCTCCCACTTCTTCAGGATCCCAGAATTGATcttaggattgtccacctagtaaGAGACCCTCGAGCTGTGGCTTTCTCAAGGCTTAACTTTGGCTACCTGAAAGTTGAGGATCTGATTGTAACCAGACAAACAAAAGACTTGGGAGAAAAAAGGACTAAGGTTAATGTCACCGATGTCATGGCCAACATCTGCAGGGCTCAAACTGAAATTTATACGTttagccaaaagaataaaaagtcTATGCAAGGAAGGTATCTAATGGTACGATATGAGGACCTGGCAAGGGAGCCCTTGTCAGTGGTTGACCAGATCTTCAACTTTGCCGCCCTCAGCTTTACAGAAGACTTTCGGGAATGGTTGCAGAATGTCACCAACCACAGAAGGCCAAAACAATATGGATTCATGAATTTTGCTGAGGACTCCAGGAAAGTTATTGTGAGATGGAGGGGTGGCCTAAAGCACAGCATATCACTGGAGATTCAGGAGCAATGTAGGGAGGCCATGAAGATCTTTGGATACACACCAGTTaggagcacaaaggagcagaatgACCTTAGCTTCAGTGTAATGACAAACTTTGAATCCAATGATAAGCATTGA